A window of the Arachis duranensis cultivar V14167 chromosome 5, aradu.V14167.gnm2.J7QH, whole genome shotgun sequence genome harbors these coding sequences:
- the LOC107490630 gene encoding putative pentatricopeptide repeat-containing protein At1g12700, mitochondrial, translating to MLSFFSFSRIMLRCALQIPNPSPYCVPYSPLRLCFPSTSSLHSHSQPQSLDEAVDSFPRMLSMRRPPSIIQFTKILGSLANTNHFSTAISLFQQLQARGITPDLFTLSILINCCCGMGRMTLAFSVLAKIFRMDYQPNTVTLNTLVKGLCLCGSVEKALHFHDRLLAHGFQFNQVTYGTLINGLCKTGHTSAAIQVLRKIPQYGIAPEVFMYSAIIDSLCKDTLVSQAFHLFSEMLAKGISPNVITYSSLIFGLCLEGQYKKAIDLLSDMVLRNITPNVYTYNTLIDGLCKEGKIKDAKSVLAVMAKHGVKPDVVTYSSLMDGYCLVNQVNKAKYVFNTMADNRVFPDVRSYTIMINGFCKSKMIDDALNLFEEMRRKNLVPNTVTYNTLIDGLGKSRRILCALELLEKMHDRGQPANIVTYSSLLDALFNMKQHEKALMLFNQMKESGIDPNIFTYTILIDGLCKSGRLKKAEQIFEDLLIKGYRPNVRTYNIMINGLCKEGLLQEALALMTKMEDSDCLPDAVTYETIIRALFENGENDKAEKFLREMISRGLLQG from the exons ATGTTGTCATTCTTCTCATTCTCACGAATCATGTTAAGGTGTGCTCTTCAAATCCCAAATCCCTCTCCTTATTGTGTTCCCTATTCCCCTCTCCGTCTTTGCTTCCCTTCAACTTCATCCCTACACTCTCACTCTCAACCCCAATCACTTGATGAAGCTGTTGATTCCTTCCCTCGCATGCTCTCTATGCGTCGCCCTCCATCCATCATCCAATTCACCAAGATTTTGGGATCTCTTGCCAACACCAACCATTTCTCCACCGCCATTTCCCTTTTTCAGCAATTGCAAGCCAGAGGAATCACTCCCGACTTATTTACTTTGAGCATCCTAATTAATTGTTGTTGCGGCATGGGTCGTATGACGCTTGCTTTCTCTGTATTGGCCAAGATTTTCAGAATGGATTATCAACCTAATACGGTAACATTGAATACACTCGTTAAAGGTCTCTGTCTCTGTGGTAGTGTTGAAAAAGCACTGCACTTTCATGACAGATTGCTGGCTCATGGATTTCAGTTTAATCAAGTCACTTATGGGACCTTGATCAATGGGCTCTGTAAGACCGGACACACATCAGCTGCTATTCAAGTGTTGAGAAAGATCCCACAGTATGGGATTGCTCCTGAGGTCTTCATGTACAGCGCAATTATTGATAGCCTCTGCAAGGATACACTTGTAAGTCAGGCTTTTCATTTATTCTCTGAAATGCTTGCTAAGGGAATTTCTCCCAATGTTATCACATACAGTTCTCTCATTTTTGGATTGTGTCTTGAGGGTCAATATAAGAAAGCCATTGATTTGTTAAGTGATATGGTGCTTAGAAACATTACTCCTAATGTTTATACGTATAATACTTTGATTGATGGGCTATGCAAGGAAGGAAAGATCAAAGATGCTAAGAGTGTATTGGCTGTAATGGCAAAACATGGTGTGAAACCAGATGTGGTTACTTATAGCAGCTTAATGGATGGATATTGTTTGGTTAATCAG GTAAATAAGGCAAAATATGTATTCAACACAATGGCCGATAATAGAGTGTTTCCTGATGTTCGGAGTTACACTATCATGATTAATGGCTTTTGCAAAAGTAAAATGATCGATGACGCCTTGAATCTCTTCGAAGAGATGCGTCGCAAGAACTTGGTTCCTAACACGGTAACTTACAATACTCTAATTGATGGCTTGGGAAAATCAAGGAGAATCCTTTGTGCCTTGGAGCTTCTTGAAAAGATGCATGATCGAG GTCAACCCGCTAATATAGTCACTTACAGTTCTTTGCTGGATGCTTTGTTCAATATGAAACAACATGAGAAGGCACTTATGTTATTCAATCAAATGAAAGAGAGTGGCATTGATCCAAATATATTTACATACACCATACTTATAGATGGCCTGTGCAAAAGTGGAAGACTTAAAAAGGCAGAACAGATATTTGAAGATCTTTTGATTAAAGGCTATCGTCCAAATGTGCGGACATACAACATTATGATCAATGGGCTTTGCAAAGAGGGTCTGCTTCAGGAAGCATTGGCACTCATGACAAAAATGGAAGACAGTGATTGCTTACCAGATGCTGTGACTTATGAAACAATCATTCGTGCTCTATTTGAAAACGGTGAAAATGATAAAGCAGAGAAATTTCTTCGTGAAATGATATCTAGAGGCCTGTTGCAAGGATAA